In Carassius gibelio isolate Cgi1373 ecotype wild population from Czech Republic chromosome A10, carGib1.2-hapl.c, whole genome shotgun sequence, the DNA window actgcataaattaattaagattattaatacatttattttaagacagcatggaatagattgtataatatgctgttataacagcatattatacaatctattccatgctatcttggaataaaaccatttatttttttattttttttttcaattccatcatttgtttattcaggttgagttTAGCCCAAtagcagagaaagacacccattccagctcaacatctagtcaacatcagtgctattgctatcatttggatggtatagtatcatgagccacaattaaagtcttgtgacactcatgcctggcgttattgttgttgttgtcatcgaGTTTACGTGTGCCGGttgctttgggccgggcctagtcaaagtcaAGGGTCATTTTTAGTGCCAGTCCGTCCCtgggctaagtgcaatatcacacgagtACAAATGTGACACAATCTTATACAatagttcattaagaagttaatattgtgttattttagacacaatgttgtccgttttgctcaattttgccaaccagaagataaagacaaagcagaatTGTTAATCTAAGAGCAACCCACAgcagcatttcatttcttaatccacattttgaacaaactgggtgaaccatttggcatgttgaaccattggccatagtTGGCGTTGGgtttgaagtggcgctgcacagaccgatcggtgtatgacatcaaagtaccgcgagagcgattcaaaagcacaaggagtcgtctgctctcCAAGCTCTTGtggttctttgatgtcacacactgatcagtctgatggtgatgacccgcttcaagttgaacaagcctaatgattcaatgaaccattcataaagaaccatttacttcactcctggatgaatcagccatttgaacgaatcgaatgaatgaataaatgtctcaatgacttaatcattaagacattaccAGCACcaactggcagttttagtttattatttagagtataatttcattaaataaatttcatattttcatagtaataataataataataataaaaaatctattcacccaaccaaaaatgataattatgtcatcatttattcacatgGTCCAACAGAGTATATGTAAtcaattatattaaacaaaatattatttgctGAACCTAccttttgtaatctctgtttggtgctttacacaacaatgactttaaatgatcttttgtgagtaatttctccaaatttgatgtgcgattaatttatcaccacatcatgtaattagattaaacattctaatcgcttaccagccctaataaatatatattacacaaatatattacaattaaaaaaaaaaaaaaactataacaatattatataaattaatttaatttaacaacactactgttcaaaagttaggggtcagtatgttttttttttatgtttttaaaagtttcttattcttaccaaagctgcatttatttgatcaaaaatgcagtaaaaaatattgtgaaatattattgcaattctcttttctgtttgaatatattttaataacttattCATGTAATGCTAAGCTGATTTTTCAACAACTACTACACTAGTAATAGcttttttttacaccaaaaaaaaaatctttactgtcacatttgagcTATTGATTTCTGAATGTGttatccatttatttataaattaatgaagacaaaatatctaaaaaatattttatatttaatatattccaGCCTGAAACTTTTGAATTGAATAGTAAATATTCAGCAGAATAAAATCCAGCTTTATATTGTCAGAATGTCCCACTGCCTGTGACTCACAACATTTTTCCTTGTCTTAGTTGCGTTTGCTGGTCTGGGCTTCACTGCCCTGTACTTGGCTGGGAAGCTGCACTGTTTCAGCCGAGTAGGCCGTGGTACAGCCTGGAGGTTGTGTGCCTTCCTCACCCCCCTCCTCCTCGCCGTCATTATCGCCCTTTCCAGAACATGTGACTACAAACATCACTGGCAAGGTGAGATTTTAATGCCATCATCACTGCCCTACCTCCATATACAGTTTCAAGTCAAATACACGATCTCACGTTCATTCACAGATGTGTTGGTGGGATCCCTCCTCGGTTTGGCCTTCGCATGCTTATGTTACCGACAGCATTACCCAGCTCTCAACGAATCAGACTGCCACAGACCCCTCCGAATGAGAGAAGACACCGTTCCTGTGCAGGAACGCAAGCAGCCCATCCCAGGCTACCTCTTACCTTTGTAGGAACTTAACCAGACCAACAACCATATACTGTGTGAAAGTTTACCAAACCATTTGCTGCGATTATGTCTATTTTTGGTATGTGTGATGCCTGTCAATCAACGAGCACTTGTCGTTTTTGCCTTCCTATGCTGTTTTAGACATTCACAATGAAACTCTTGTGTATTGTAGAGCTGTCTTTTTGAACACGTCTTTGAACATTTGTATCTTCTCAAGCTCTTTGAAGTTTATATGTGAACTATCCTGTGAGGAAAACTTCTAGgtcaattttaaaactttgcagacATATTTATAGAAATCTCCAGTGTATCTAGGAAATCCCCTGATATCTTTGTCAATAAAGTTTGTGGCCATTTCTAATGTTTCAGCTGGATTGTGATCTGATCATTTGATGTAGAGGATTGTGTGCTAGGAGGAGCCCTTTGCTCCAGGTGTTATCTGTCCATATATTGGCTAGTGCTGTCTGGACACTATAGGGAAACTCCTGGAagtgagtcaatgttttgtttaatttagtttttcttcgCAAAAACTATTAGAAATGTTGGATAAATTGTTATCTGAGATAAAATTAGCTTAGCATGAACTTAAGTTATTGCACTTTATCCAGCTAATAACATCATAAACAGaatgtcatatttttttatttatacatttaacagacacttttatccaaagcgacttagagtGCATTCACGCTTTAcgttttttaccagtatgtgtgatCCCTGataattgaacccacaaccttttgtccTTCTAAATAAATGCACTGAGCCTCAGTAACTGTAGTTTAACCTTCAGTTCTTTttagtaaaaactatttttatgaaCCAGTTTTAGACTAAGAACATTCCACATTTTGAATGCATGCAACCATTACATAAATTACAGAAATGTAATATCCAAGAAAAAGCATTATTTGCACCCTTCAACATGGAAGACAGGATTTGTTCATTTTACTATGAGTTTTTATTCAAACTGTATAATTTGTACATTTGTCCAGCTCTGTTACACATTcattattgaagaaaaaaatatgggAAATTATGtttatcaataaatacaaaatacaaggGGAGGGGGGCAAAATAGAATGTTCTTGAAGTGTTCTCTTGTAGGTTCTTTttgtaaccattaaaaaaaaagattatttttatgtttcattaTTATAACCATAAACTATTGTCCCTAAAGCACTTTGGAAGCCAAAAACTGAGAGGCTCATAAGACCTTGAAATTCTtaaaatttgtaataatttttaaaaaattgcaatCACTACTTAAACCTTTATTTATGCAGAATTTGCAGCCTGTTAATTGCAACATTTTGGTGTagattgtcatttattttataaggcattttaaaatgacaaaaaaaaattccatttgtTGGAAAAACTTGTTGGAATCTCAAATAAGGATTCTGACTGGTTTGCATTTTTGGTCATTACATAAACTgctatattatatttgtgtgaTTTATGATAATGACTGTAAAATTTGAAAAAATCTTTATAAAGAACAATGACTAGTGTGTGTCCAAACTGAATTTTCTTATCTAACAGGTGtttaaagttacattaaaataaCTCATTCACCACCACTGTGATCtttctaaatatttcaaaattcccCATCAGATGATCTTTAATCACAAAGCCcacccaaccctgctcctggcgatcgactgtcctgcaaagtttagctccaccCCTAATCAAACACCCCAGCCTTTAATTTTTAAGCGCTCCTGAAGCCCTTAATTATTTGCTTCAGGTGTGCTTGATTAGGCCTGAAGCTGAACTTTTGGAGTACACTCGATTGCCTGGAGCAGTTTTTGGCACACCTGGCTTATAGGATTTCAGCTCCTGGTAGATGCAGTTACTTCGGACATGTCCACATAGTGTATAACTCTGTGAGGTTTGCCCTTTCTGTCAGAAGTCAATTTTTTTCCGTGTGTATCTGTACATGAAGCTGGTGAGTGGATGGGGATCCATTATTATGCTGTTCCCTGTATTTCCATTCCTTGGTTATTTTTCCTCACTCTCGTATTACTTGCAATCAATATGTCTTCACATTGCATTCTAAACACCAGTTTAGCCTCCTTAGTACTAAAAAATATGGCAACATTATATTTTCAGTCTATTGGTCTTGGTGTGGCATCCCTGATGTTCTCAGCATGAATGTTGTTGAGCTGTATGGACCCGTCCAGCACCACTGGTTCTACAACCAACAGGTGGACTCCAAAGACTCCTGGCAACCCTTCAGCAGAGAAGACTCACAGCGGCTGGAGGATGCGTACAGTCGAGGTCCTCCATTGACTTCTTGACAATACTTCTAGCAACCAATGGTTTTAAAGTTTAGTTTATTAGGTCATGGAAATACCTGATTTGTCTGCAGTGGGGAAATGTGAAAAGGATGAAGTAGTAGTGGCTACAGATGGAAGGAGGTATGACGTCAGGCTACGTGAAAGGAAGCGTTACTCTGTGTATTGGGAACAGAAGCCTGCCGAGGTCAGACGCTGCTCCTGGTTCCACAGAAGTATCAAATCCATGACCTACAATCCCTATAGTGAAGAACTCTGTGATATCCTAGAGGTATGACACCGATTTGTTTTTAGAACAAATCCTTTTTTCTGTTTTCCAGTTTTTCATACCTAgtaatttttcttcatttaaaaaaaaaaaaaggttgcctatatgactgcagtgaccctggGCAAATGGAAGCAACATTTGAAGCTCCCAAAAGGGAAAACTGTGATCCTTCACAATCCCAAGGTATTTTGTGAATGTAAAGCTCATGGTAAATGGAGACCCTTACACTTTGTCTCTCTCATTGTATTACCTCAGCTCATGTTGCAGTATCCCTCCAGCTGCAAGGTCTTCCCTCGTTCCCCGACTGAACGGACTAAACCCAGATCTCTAAAGAGAGGAATTGAGAATACTTCAGTAGAGATACCAGAGGGTGTGTAGAATTATCAAATCATTGTATTAAGTGTAAGCATGTTTCCAATGCAGAAATGCTTGTGGCGTTCATTGTAGTTTGCATTTTGACAAGCTCAACCTTGATGGCAAGTGGAGAGAAATGTTTGACCCATTTCCTGCAGTActaaaaaaatgtgcataaaaatgcTTCAGTGTAACTAAAACGGACTATTTTGACCAGAATTTCTCTGCGCTATGTATGTGTTTTAGGGATCCTACTGTTAGCGTAGGAACATGCTAATAACAAACACTCTTGGTCTGTTTTACCGACTTTTATCCTGTGCTTTTGTTTAAAGTATCAtactgttagcttagcaacaggCTATCATCAAAATATATAGGTTCATCCCATGCAGCATTCAAATGGCGAattaagaatccttatttgtgtgGTGTCCACTTTACTTGGGTTGCTGCCTTAAAAGGTATACATGTAGACCGCAAGAAAGTCTTTTGACAATCTTTGTAGGAGAACCAGAGATGGTAGACCACCTGGTGTTCATGGTCCACGGTATTGGTCCGGCCCGTGAAGGACGTCTCCGCCGTGGCATTGTCCAGTGTGGTGAGTCTATCTAAAACTGAATACATGAACTTAATCAGTATGATGGATTGTCTCACAACTGTTGAGCTGTTAGCCAGCCATATTACCACTCCTTGTTACTGTACCCTCCCCCCACTACAGTTAATGATTTTCGAATCACCTCTAACCACCTCCTAAAGAGCCACTTCAGCCACAGTGAGGACTTGTGCGTTACTGGAAGGGTTGAGTACCTTCCAGTCAGCTGGCACAACGTCTTGCATGGTGAAAGTACAGGAGTTGACAAGTAAGATGATTTGGCTCTTAATTTAGGGTCATTCAATGTCAAATCAATGTTTGATTTTGAAGGTGTGTgtgggttatttttattttttttaatgccttcTGGAATGGTATGGAATCGTTTTCATAGAGGGAAATGTATAGTTTCAACAATTTGTTTTTCAGACATTCCTCTTTACACGCAAAAAGTATCATCCTTATGCAGACTGACCCACATTTGGATTTTGATCTTGAAAATGTGTATGATTTTACTCTTGGAGCAATATTTACATCCCAGTATCTCTGGAACTGAACCACACAGGGCCTTAAAAATGAAGATGCCAAAAGGAAGTTAGTTAATCTTAATGCCCTTTTTAGATCTTCTGGAGTCAAGGCATGGAGaataattgaattgaaaatggcTTCTTCCTTATTTGGAACCATCACCATTGGTGCATAATGCAATAATGATTGCTAAAGTCAATAGATCTACCGGTCTCCATGTAAAAATAACTTTACAGAGACAAAATGGTGGATTACTCCGTAAATATTCCTCTGTGACACTTTTATTTTGGCTTTCATCAGTTATGCATGTTAAATTCTTTAGGAAAATTGATAAACATTTTATCCAGGAAAATTTGACttgacacacatttatttattttttggagaaAATGCACAATTCTCTTactgttttatttctatttttaatagaGACATCGAGAGAATCTCTCTCCCTAGCATTAGCCGCCTGCGTCAGTTCAGCAATGGCACAGTGCTGGACCTTTTCTTCTACAATAGCGTTACGTACTGCCAGGCTATTATGGATACAGTGGCCTCTGAGATCAACCGTTTGCACAGCCTCTTCCTCCAGAGACACCCACACTTCACAGGACACGCTTCCCTGGTTGGGCACAGCCTTGGTACATGGCTTTAACTGTGCTATTCAGAACAGAATTACGGTTTTGGTTTGGCGACCTAATaacctgtatgtatgtatggacagtATTTTATGTTGAttacaatgttttgttttacacAGGCTCATTGATCCTGTTTGATCTCCTGACCAATCAAGAGACAGATGCTGATAGCAAACCTCATGAGGTTTGTACCAGTACTATTATGGTTAACTAATACTACCCATTAAAAATTGTTTTCTGTaatttgaaataaagctaaaataaatcacatggaaatattacacattaaaagttttataaattgATCCATTATTTTAGTAATAAATTCTTATTTAAATGGTTGTCTAAAATACTATAGAACACTCAGAAACATAACATCTGAGTTTCTGGacatttcattattaattttgACATTCCTAATAAAATAACTTGTTATATGGCTGTTGCTAATTGTCAACCTTAAAATGCCTCTGCATGACATTCTCTTGtctaataattaatcaaattatttttagatGTATATTAAGCTCCATGAGGATGCTCATGTAGACCCAGGTTGTGGTTCCTATGAGAGTTTGGAGGAGTTGCTGAAAGGCCATGGGTTGGAGGAACACCTCAATGTATTGCACCGAGAACAAGTGGATATGGAGTCCTTGGTCAGTTTTCTGTTCTGAATTGCACATTAAAAACACCGCTCAGATTCTTTTTCACCCTTCTTATTTTAACTAAACCATTTCAGATGCTCTGTTCAGAGAAGGACCTAAAAGATGTTGGAATACCCCTTGGTCCTCGCAAGAAAATTATGAATTGTGTGAAGAAATGGAAGGTAACTcctgacttttttatttatttatttttttaatagcccTGTGTTTATAGGAGCTCAGTGGTTCATGGCAGATTCTGAAAGGTTTGGGTGTGGAGAGGAAACCGCACAATTAACCTACATTGCAAAAGTGGAAGGGAAGACTGATAAGAGTCTATTGTTTTATATGGGAATGTCTGTTTTGACGCTTTCCACTGACTTCTACTTGAATATCCAACAGGACTCTAGAACCGGAAGTGGAAATGCAGCCCAAAATGAGATGCACTCCCCAAGTCTCGGGACTAGAAACTTTCATGAACAGAAGACCCCCACCACTAGTGCAGTTGATTATCAGCATTTCGATGTTGGCATTGGACAAGTATGTATTTGTTCAGTGTGTGTCTGCAGCACAACTGTATCTAAAATGGATAAATCTGCAAATTGAacgatttctgaagcatcatttgACACCGAAGACTGGTGTATATGCTGATGGAAGTTccactttgcattacaggaataaattatttttttttatttttatttttttaatctttgctgAAAAGTATTTTCATAAAATCTGTATTAGAATGTATTTTAGAATTTATCTCTAGGTTCCTCCAAGTTAGGGCTGGAATTGTCTGACTCTCCACTGATATGAGTAGAAGCATTTTAAAAattcaaagctttttttttattagttgccAAATAGTCCCTTCTTTATTTTGCAGGTATCCATCG includes these proteins:
- the LOC128021293 gene encoding phospholipase DDHD2 isoform X2, with the translated sequence MNVVELYGPVQHHWFYNQQVDSKDSWQPFSREDSQRLEDAYSRVGKCEKDEVVVATDGRRYDVRLRERKRYSVYWEQKPAEVRRCSWFHRSIKSMTYNPYSEELCDILEVAYMTAVTLGKWKQHLKLPKGKTVILHNPKLMLQYPSSCKVFPRSPTERTKPRSLKRGIENTSVEIPEGEPEMVDHLVFMVHGIGPAREGRLRRGIVQCVNDFRITSNHLLKSHFSHSEDLCVTGRVEYLPVSWHNVLHGESTGVDKDIERISLPSISRLRQFSNGTVLDLFFYNSVTYCQAIMDTVASEINRLHSLFLQRHPHFTGHASLVGHSLGSLILFDLLTNQETDADSKPHELHEDAHVDPGCGSYESLEELLKGHGLEEHLNVLHREQVDMESLMLCSEKDLKDVGIPLGPRKKIMNCVKKWKDSRTGSGNAAQNEMHSPSLGTRNFHEQKTPTTSAVDYQHFDVGIGQVSIDYPQLAFHPQALFAMGSPIGMFLTVRGVKRIHPNYGLPTCKSFYNIFHPFDPVAYRIEPMILPQDVDLQPLLLPHHKGRKRMRLELKGLTRVKSDLLGSLRMVRKNISPVPSPVIAEGGISSMTPADEAEVPPTEKKERNLKVGMLNRGRRIDHVLQEKTIESFNEYLFAIQSHLCYWESEDAALLVLREIYG
- the LOC128021293 gene encoding phospholipase DDHD2 isoform X1, with protein sequence MNVVELYGPVQHHWFYNQQVDSKDSWQPFSREDSQRLEDAYSRVGKCEKDEVVVATDGRRYDVRLRERKRYSVYWEQKPAEVRRCSWFHRSIKSMTYNPYSEELCDILEVAYMTAVTLGKWKQHLKLPKGKTVILHNPKLMLQYPSSCKVFPRSPTERTKPRSLKRGIENTSVEIPEGEPEMVDHLVFMVHGIGPAREGRLRRGIVQCVNDFRITSNHLLKSHFSHSEDLCVTGRVEYLPVSWHNVLHGESTGVDKDIERISLPSISRLRQFSNGTVLDLFFYNSVTYCQAIMDTVASEINRLHSLFLQRHPHFTGHASLVGHSLGSLILFDLLTNQETDADSKPHEMYIKLHEDAHVDPGCGSYESLEELLKGHGLEEHLNVLHREQVDMESLMLCSEKDLKDVGIPLGPRKKIMNCVKKWKDSRTGSGNAAQNEMHSPSLGTRNFHEQKTPTTSAVDYQHFDVGIGQVSIDYPQLAFHPQALFAMGSPIGMFLTVRGVKRIHPNYGLPTCKSFYNIFHPFDPVAYRIEPMILPQDVDLQPLLLPHHKGRKRMRLELKGLTRVKSDLLGSLRMVRKNISPVPSPVIAEGGISSMTPADEAEVPPTEKKERNLKVGMLNRGRRIDHVLQEKTIESFNEYLFAIQSHLCYWESEDAALLVLREIYG